One segment of Hippopotamus amphibius kiboko isolate mHipAmp2 chromosome 4, mHipAmp2.hap2, whole genome shotgun sequence DNA contains the following:
- the LOC130850841 gene encoding LOW QUALITY PROTEIN: zinc finger CCCH domain-containing protein 15-like (The sequence of the model RefSeq protein was modified relative to this genomic sequence to represent the inferred CDS: inserted 1 base in 1 codon) — translation MPPKKQAQAGGSKKAEQKKKEKIIEDKTFGLKNKKGAKQQKFIKAVTHPAKFGQQNPRQVAQSEAEKKLKKDDKKKELQELNGLFKPVVAAQKISKGADRKXVCAFLKQGQCTKGDKCKFSHDLTLERKREKQSVYIDARDEELEKDTMDSWDEKKLEEVVNKKHAEVEKNKPKTQIVCKHFLEASENNKYGWFWVCPGGGDICIYHHGLPPGFVLKKHKKKEEKEDEISLEDLIERECSALGPNVTKITLESFLAWEKRKRQGKMDKLEQDIERRKADFKAGKALVISGREVFEFRPELDEEEEEADGTRYTQGIGGDEADDSVSVNDIDLSVHVPRDADETGITVASLERFNTYTSEKDENKLSEASRGRAENGERSDLEEDNEGEGQENGAIDAVPVDENLFTGEDLDELEDELNTLDLEE, via the exons ATGCCCCCCAAGAAACAGGCTCAGGCCGGGGGCAGCAAAAAGGCGGagcagaaaaagaaggagaagattATCGAAGACAAAACTTTTGGTCTAAAGAATAAGAAAGGGGCAAAGCAACAGAAGTTTATCAAGGCTGTCACTCATCCAGCTAAATTTGGTCAACAAAATCCACGTCAGGTAGCACAAAGTGAAGCTGAAAAGAAGTTGAAGAAAGATGACAAGAAGAAAGAATTGCAAGAGCTAAATGGGCTGTTCAAACCTGTAGTTGCTgctcaaaaaataagtaaaggtgCAGATCGCA TGGTATGTGCATTCCTCAAGCAAGGACAGTGTACTAAGGGAGATAAGTGTAAGTTCTCTCATGACTTAACTCTGGAAAGAAAACGTGAAAAGCAAAGTGTTTACATTGATGCAAGAGATGAAGAGCTTGAAAAAGATACTATGGATAGTTGGGATGAGAAAAAACTAGAAGAAGTAGTGAACAAGAAGCACGCTGAGGTGgaaaagaataaaccaaaaactCAAATAGTGTGCAAGCATTTCCTTGAAGCCTCTGAAAACAACAAATATGGCTGGTTTTGGGTATGCCCTGGAGGGGGTGATATTTGCATATATCATCATGGACTTCCTCCTGGGTTTGTcttgaaaaaacataaaaagaaagaagagaaagaagatgaaattTCATTAGAAGATCTAATTGAAAGAGAGTGTTCTGCCCTAGGTCCAAATGTTACCAAAATCACTCTAGAATCTTTTCTTgcatgggagaaaagaaaaagacaaggaaagatggATAAACTTGAACAAGatatagaaagaaggaaagcagaCTTCAAAGCAGGGAAAGCATTAGTGATCAGTGGTCGTGAGGTGTTTGAATTTCGTCCTGAActtgatgaggaggaggaggaagcagatggTACCCGCTACACCCAGGGGATAGGTGGTGATGAGGCTGATGATTCAGTGAGCGTAAATGACATAGATTTAAGCGTGCACGTCCCACGAGATGCAGATGAGACAGGTATTACTGTAGCCAGTCTTGAAAGATTCAACACATATACTTCagaaaaggatgaaaacaaaTTAAGTGAAGCTTCCCGAGGTAGGGCTGAAAATGGTGAAAGAAGTGATTTGGAAGAGGACAACGAAGGGGAGGGACAGGAAAATGGAGCCATCGATGCTGTTCCTGTTGATGAAAATCTTTTTACTGGGGAAGATTTGGATGAACTAGAAGACGAATTAAACACACTTGATTTAGAAGAATGA